TTTCTCAACATGTAATATAAGACATATTTTTTATGCTTTATATTACATGTTGAGAAAAAAGACATTCAGACACTATAAAAACCAAACGTGAAACCGCCTTCTTGCCGACTCGTGTCGCTTATTCCTTCACTATCCCCTTCTCCAAATCACTTTGGTATTTTTCCAAGCCTTCGATAATGTTGTCAATTTTGCCGAGGAAAATGCCCTCGATATTGTGCCAGGATTCTTTGATCCGATGATCGGTGACACGATCTTGCAAAACATTGTAGGTACGAATTTTTTCGGAACGATCGCCAGTACCAATCTGAGACTTGCGATTGGCGGCAAATTTTTTGGCATCCTCTTCTTGCTTCATGGCTTCGAGCTTGGCCACGAGGATAGCCATCGCTTTTTCACGGTTTTTGAGCTGGCTGCGCTCGGAAGTACAGCGGACATCTATGCCGGTCGGTTTGTGGATCAGTCGGACGGCCGTTTCTACTTTGTTGACGTTCTGTCCACCTGCTCCACCGGAGCGAGAAAATTCCATTTCAATATCCGCTGGATTTATGTCCACGCTGACTTTTGAGCGAATAGGCAAAATCGCCACCGAAGCGGTCGAGGTGTGAACACGGCCCATTTTTTCGGTGGCCGGTACTCGCTGAATACGGTGGACTCCTGTTTCAAAACGCAACAGCCGGTACACGTCTTTGCCCTTGATTTCAATCGAGGCTTCCTTGTACCCTCCGACGGCAGACTCCGATTCGCCGACTATACGAGAGCTCCAGCCACGCGAAGCGGCAAAAAGTCTGTACATCTCAGCCAACTCTCGAGCAAAAAGTGAAGCCTCCTCCCCACCTGCTCCGGCGCGCACTTCCAAAATAATTTCCGAAGGGAATTCTTCTTCTTTTTCTTCGCTTTT
Above is a window of Candidatus Paceibacterota bacterium DNA encoding:
- a CDS encoding PCRF domain-containing protein, which encodes MAEINLEQFKQNPKTAYFAGEYEKLSRQREEVLAMSESDPSFKEMTDQEVATIDEQQKMLVEKMTEIVKSEEKEEEFPSEIILEVRAGAGGEEASLFARELAEMYRLFAASRGWSSRIVGESESAVGGYKEASIEIKGKDVYRLLRFETGVHRIQRVPATEKMGRVHTSTASVAILPIRSKVSVDINPADIEMEFSRSGGAGGQNVNKVETAVRLIHKPTGIDVRCTSERSQLKNREKAMAILVAKLEAMKQEEDAKKFAANRKSQIGTGDRSEKIRTYNVLQDRVTDHRIKESWHNIEGIFLGKIDNIIEGLEKYQSDLEKGIVKE